A region from the Chanodichthys erythropterus isolate Z2021 chromosome 5, ASM2448905v1, whole genome shotgun sequence genome encodes:
- the si:zfos-1056e6.1 gene encoding uncharacterized protein si:zfos-1056e6.1 isoform X2 — protein MKILHFLYLPSHCWLTLVYAGALMAIINTENIRSTIWIALKRLDLNDDRVTALREVHIPSGAKVTTILAHTFRLDTSQKTLKMRNNRGSLIPLNCCILPNSKQMPYVLEVAKNYQHGNPRPRSIPMTVFNKTVKSRLQSIVKQIERLEELLPQIKLKHHEKMTKDIELLNQKLVFLHKRMQTAESYCWEGMLRRAPLW, from the exons atgaaaatattacaCTTTTTATATCTGCCTTCACACTGCTGGTTAACGCTGGTGTATGCGGGTGCTCTAATGGCCATTATTAACACTGAAAATATCCGTAGTACAATTTGGATTGCCCTCAAGAGGCTTGATCTCAACG ATGACAGGGTCACGGCCCTTCGGGAGGTTCACATTCCAAGTGGGGCCAAAGTAACCACC ATACTAGCTCATACTTTCAGGCTGGACACTTCTCAGAAAACACTTAAG ATGCGAAACAATCGAGGATCTCTAATTCCATTAAACTGCTGCATACTGCCAAACAGCAAGCAAAT GCCGTACGTCCTTGAAGTGGCTAAAAACTACCAGCATG GCAACCCAAGACCAAGGAGTATTCCCAtgactgtttttaataaaaccgTGAAGTCGAGACTACAGAGCATTGTGAAACAG ATTGAAAGATTAGAAGAGCTGTTGCCTCAAATCAAACTGAAACACCATGAAAAGATGACAAAG GATATTGAGTTACTGAATCAAAAGCTAGTATTTCTTCACAAACGCATGCAG ACGGCCGAGTCCTATTGCTGGGAGGGGATGCTGAGAAGAGCTCCGCTGTGGTGA
- the si:zfos-1056e6.1 gene encoding uncharacterized protein si:zfos-1056e6.1 isoform X3: MKILHFLYLPSHCWLTLVYAGALMAIINTENIRSTIWIALKRLDLNDDRVTALREVHIPSGAKVTTVRQILAHTFRLDTSQKTLKMRNNRGSLIPLNCCILPNSKQMPYVLEVAKNYQHGNPRPRSIPMTVFNKTVKSRLQSIVKQIERLEELLPQIKLKHHEKMTKTAESYCWEGMLRRAPLW; the protein is encoded by the exons atgaaaatattacaCTTTTTATATCTGCCTTCACACTGCTGGTTAACGCTGGTGTATGCGGGTGCTCTAATGGCCATTATTAACACTGAAAATATCCGTAGTACAATTTGGATTGCCCTCAAGAGGCTTGATCTCAACG ATGACAGGGTCACGGCCCTTCGGGAGGTTCACATTCCAAGTGGGGCCAAAGTAACCACCGTAAGACAA ATACTAGCTCATACTTTCAGGCTGGACACTTCTCAGAAAACACTTAAG ATGCGAAACAATCGAGGATCTCTAATTCCATTAAACTGCTGCATACTGCCAAACAGCAAGCAAAT GCCGTACGTCCTTGAAGTGGCTAAAAACTACCAGCATG GCAACCCAAGACCAAGGAGTATTCCCAtgactgtttttaataaaaccgTGAAGTCGAGACTACAGAGCATTGTGAAACAG ATTGAAAGATTAGAAGAGCTGTTGCCTCAAATCAAACTGAAACACCATGAAAAGATGACAAAG ACGGCCGAGTCCTATTGCTGGGAGGGGATGCTGAGAAGAGCTCCGCTGTGGTGA
- the si:zfos-1056e6.1 gene encoding uncharacterized protein si:zfos-1056e6.1 isoform X1 yields MKILHFLYLPSHCWLTLVYAGALMAIINTENIRSTIWIALKRLDLNDDRVTALREVHIPSGAKVTTVRQILAHTFRLDTSQKTLKMRNNRGSLIPLNCCILPNSKQMPYVLEVAKNYQHGNPRPRSIPMTVFNKTVKSRLQSIVKQIERLEELLPQIKLKHHEKMTKDIELLNQKLVFLHKRMQTAESYCWEGMLRRAPLW; encoded by the exons atgaaaatattacaCTTTTTATATCTGCCTTCACACTGCTGGTTAACGCTGGTGTATGCGGGTGCTCTAATGGCCATTATTAACACTGAAAATATCCGTAGTACAATTTGGATTGCCCTCAAGAGGCTTGATCTCAACG ATGACAGGGTCACGGCCCTTCGGGAGGTTCACATTCCAAGTGGGGCCAAAGTAACCACCGTAAGACAA ATACTAGCTCATACTTTCAGGCTGGACACTTCTCAGAAAACACTTAAG ATGCGAAACAATCGAGGATCTCTAATTCCATTAAACTGCTGCATACTGCCAAACAGCAAGCAAAT GCCGTACGTCCTTGAAGTGGCTAAAAACTACCAGCATG GCAACCCAAGACCAAGGAGTATTCCCAtgactgtttttaataaaaccgTGAAGTCGAGACTACAGAGCATTGTGAAACAG ATTGAAAGATTAGAAGAGCTGTTGCCTCAAATCAAACTGAAACACCATGAAAAGATGACAAAG GATATTGAGTTACTGAATCAAAAGCTAGTATTTCTTCACAAACGCATGCAG ACGGCCGAGTCCTATTGCTGGGAGGGGATGCTGAGAAGAGCTCCGCTGTGGTGA
- the apmap gene encoding adipocyte plasma membrane-associated protein produces the protein MNEPEGLRFRRLNRPQIITDETHEPQFKTTSTYSGKVFRVTLLTLVAFLLFPLLVVVFLFESPIQPEAFSLNEPPLMTGCYEPNVKLRQAERLFEDQLIGPESLANIGDVLYTGTADGKIVKIEGRNIHVLATLGKPPCGSPEYEHTCGRPLGIRVGPNGTLFVTDAYLGLFEVNPVTGEVKSLVSTGKMIGGRRLGFVNDLDVTQDGKKVYFTDSSSRWQRRDFMHLIMEATADGRVLEYDIESKEVTVMMENLRFPNGIQLFPDEESVLVAETTMARIRRVHVSGLNKGGMDTFIDNLPGFPDNIRRSSSGGYWVAMSAVRPNPGFSMLDFLSQKPWIKKLIFKLFSQETLLKFVPRYSLVVELQDGGTCVRSFHDPHGMVTAYISEAHEYNGYLYLGSFRSPYLCKLDLSKV, from the exons atgaaTGAGCCCGAAGGACTGCGGTTCAGGAGGTTGAACAGACCTCAAATAATTACAGACGAAACCCATGAACCCCAGTTCAAAACGACAAG CACTTACAGTGGGAAGGTGTTTCGCGTGACATTACTCACTCTGGTGGCTTTCCTGCTCTTCCCTCTGCTGGTGGTCGTTTTCCTGTTCGAGTCTCCCATTCAGCCTGAGGCGTTCAG TCTCAATGAACCGCCTCTTATGACTGGCTGTTACGAGCCCAACGTAAAACTCAGACAGGCAGAGCGACTGTTTGAGGACCAGCTCATCGGCCCAGAATCCCTTGCGAATATTGGAG ATGTTTTGTATACTGGGACGGCTGATGGAAAGATAGTCAAAATCGAGGGAAGGAACATTCATGTTTTAGCAACACTTGGAAAGCCGCCATGTG GCTCTCCTGAGTATGAACACACTTGTGGACGTCCTCTGGGAATCCGTGTGGGACCCAACGGCACCTTGTTTGTAACTGATGCCTATTTGGGACTGTTTGAGGTCAATCCTGTCACAG GTGAGGTAAAATCTCTGGTGAGCACAGGGAAGATGATCGGTGGTCGACGTCTGGGCTTCGTGAATGATCTGGATGTAACTCAGGATGGGAAAAAGGTGTACTTCACTGACTCCAGCAGCAGGTGGCAGCGCAGAGACTTCATGCACCTGATCATGGAAGCCACAGCAGATGGACG TGTGCTTGAATATGATATAGAGAGCAAGGAAGTTACCGTGATGATGGAGAACCTGAGGTTTCCTAATGGCATCCAGCTCTTTCCTGATGAGGAGTCTGTTCTGGTGGCTGAAACCACAATGGCAAGAATAAGGAG AGTTCATGTGTCTGGTCTCAATAAAGGAGGAATGGATACCTTTATAGACAACCTCCCAGGATTCCCGGACAACATTCGACGCAGTTCTTCAGGTGGATACTGGGTGGCCATGTCTGCAGTACGACCCAACCCTGGCTTCTCAATGCTAGACTTCCTGTCTCAAAAACCCTGGATAAAGAAGCTAATATTTAAA CTCTTCAGTCAAGAAACTCTACTGAAGTTTGTGCCGCGCTACAGCCTGGTGGTAGAGCTGCAGGACGGCGGGACGTGCGTGCGTAGCTTCCACGACCCACACGGCATGGTGACGGCCTACATCAGCGAGGCACACGAGTACAACGGCTACCTGTACCTGGGCTCCTTCCGCTCCCCTTATCTGTGCAAGCTGGATCTGAGCAAAGTGTGA
- the LOC137020773 gene encoding cystatin-F, with protein MRVSCQVLVLLFLAGLCSFGKAQVQAVVSRPIPGNLQNVSKNDTGVQQAVLTGTYSFNNKSNDAFLFKASSVDDAKRQVVKGIRYILEVKISRTVCRKRANNNDLTNCPFQTDSLLRQTFLCHFDIWSIPWLKTMSTTYFKCHSSDKF; from the exons ATGAGGGTCTCTTGTCAGGTTCTTGTTTTGCTTTTCTTAGCAGGCTTATGCTCATTCG ggaaagctcaagttcaagcaGTCGTCAGCAGACCAATCCCAGGAAATCTGCAGAATGTCAGTAAGAATGACACTGGGGTACAGCAGGCCGTCCTGACCGGAACCTACTCATTTAACAATAAGTCTAACGATGCTTTCCTGTTCAAAGCGTCGTCTGTTGATGATGCAAAGAGACAG GTAGTCAAAGGCATCCGCTACATTCTGGAAGTGAAGATCTCACGGACTGTGTGTAGGAAGAGGGCCAACAACAATGATCTCACCAACTGTCCCTTTCAGACAGATAGTCTGTTACGGCAG ACATTCCTGTGTCATTTTGACATATGGTCCATTCCATGGCTGAAGACAATGTCGACTACATATTTTAAGTGTCATTCTTCTGATAAATTCTGA